One Tetrapisispora phaffii CBS 4417 chromosome 2, complete genome genomic region harbors:
- the TUS1 gene encoding Rho family guanine nucleotide exchange factor TUS1 (similar to Saccharomyces cerevisiae TUS1 (YLR425W); ancestral locus Anc_4.305), protein MSTPYPISSSSPERKSKSNRPPPPPISNLHDNIISLNQQKNREPLKSPDSYRSPFIFESSTSISPTNRNNSPTYPSPFIGENDPNIYKTSSDLTNNSNFRSGSNLSSSQNNFRKISSQFGLLSGTISDNPTFFERPSMPKSIPVSSRNISWTSRISDSIDSVYTDSNYTFNNSNARHSSFNSLLGGKPLELAPSLTAPIQPFSMNFLDENKLYQCYSVSKLSDIYEWILKVYFEWFNECFFNKIEFFQMIQLLLEFQMPKTFDQDIIDSNVDRIIESLVSQGAVRFEVDSDNFSSSAALNNTNLNSNNEIAIIVSGLDVSGIFTELLPCYSFLDTTETDGNSNLCYSYTCLNRFSGDGRDKVELSEIINKSVGLWTEYWKLTPEELSEINPREIQRQSFIFDLIILEERSLNMANAAVEIYGKRFSPDLLPEDTDFSSLAFDIFEPLIRIHKELLLDPIFWKLKTRGKFIDLIGKIYLKWCHEAKDMYINYAVSMATVHEIITWEKQHNTAFARWLKDIDNLPDIRRSKMYYDVIFFGGFFKSLQNLPITLNSVWKNTDASMEDYHDLQLAIKEIENLSSEVDRVHGIAIDRRKLVRFSKQLVYDKKNSFPVGYVNLSSTQEEKEKTQDKLELGLSDNNRKLLMSGIVHKKRELWLDPTEIYLALLDNFLLITERVIKGDVENYKLVERPIPIEYLNLEKRKKQEEDRSSSYIPNTPISSVRPNLISAASTVSKSLIATPTKETYHSTEISNVGGASEFSFKVRNLATNESYTFLTSTNDENERWIASFLVCFKQNDNLLSTIVFSLNVITDQFLYAEKDAPVNLPMAPEGSELDNALRKYEEENVDNSSKILLPSAIFCSVSISFEGNRYTLLAIEQGVFMKKEDKIGRNFVKLLDCKAVKCMEVNIKLGLLFILDNRRLCYYNIPSILGAYYAPKKYLPNNRIVGILIRDKVSCFKMAEDFGNSKHLLYERKGKIVILTPEFDKLTNSFKFYKIYKKYLLPISTSSLLTLEIHDIVVFKKSFIVCTSKGNFVFNDSFNDTGISIPTFFNDKDIYPSIKSSHFTNTIKNTVEPSSKKEASKYKMVEYVKKDIANKKTKTCTCFQISNTSQFIVVYDEAVILLNQFGEIADWKNDIMVLDFCCTNASLIKNYLLLVSDNLIQIYNINSNIKLSKLTPIQILKGKKIKMINSNKTENLIVSISHPNIPNRQLLASLNLVDI, encoded by the coding sequence atgTCAACGCCGTACCCTATATCTTCTTCCTCTCCAGAAAGAAAATCTAAAAGCAATAGACCTCCACCACCTCCcatttcaaatttacacgataatattatatcacTGAATCAGCAAAAGAATCGCGAACCTCTTAAATCACCAGATAGTTATAGATCCCCTTTCATATTCGAATCATCAACTAGCATTTCACCAACAAATAGGAATAACTCTCCGACTTATCCATCGCCTTTCATTGGAGAAAATGATCCcaacatatataaaactTCTTCTGATCTAACTAATAATTCGAATTTTAGAAGTGGTTCCAATTTATCAAGTTCACAAAAcaattttagaaaaatatcGTCTCAATTTGGCTTACTCAGTGGAACAATATCAGACAATCcaacattttttgaaagaCCTTCGATGCCAAAATCAATTCCTGTCTCTAGTAGAAATATTAGTTGGACAAGTAGAATATCTGACAGTATTGATAGCGTATATACTGATTCAAACTAcacatttaataattcaaatgcCAGGCACAGTAGTTTCAATTCCCTACTAGGAGGAAAACCATTGGAATTGGCACCAAGTCTAACAGCCCCAATACAACCTTTTTCGATGAACTTTTTggatgaaaataaattgtaCCAATGTTATAGTGTTTCAAAATTGTCTGATATATATGAATGGATCCTAAAAGTATATTTCGAATGGTTTAACgaatgtttttttaataaaattgaattttttcaaatgattcaattattattagaattcCAAATGCCAAAAACTTTTGACCAAGACATTATAGATTCCAATGTCGATAGAATAATTGAGTCTCTTGTGTCACAAGGTGCTGTTCGATTCGAAGTAGACTCGGATAACTTTTCTTCTAGTGCAGCTTTGAATAATACTAATCTAAATTCCAATAATGAGATTGCAATAATAGTATCAGGCTTAGATGTTAGTGGAATTTTCACAGAATTGTTACCTTGTTATTCTTTCCTAGATACTACTGAAACAGATGGAAATTCGAATTTATGTTACTCTTACACCTGTCTGAATAGATTTTCTGGTGATGGGAGAGATAAAGTTGAATTATCAgaaatcattaataaatcagTAGGTTTGTGGACAGAATATTGGAAATTAACACCTGAGGAATTATCTGAAATTAACCCTAGAGAAATACAGAGACAAAGTTTCATATTCGATTTAATTATACTAGAAGAGAGGTCATTAAATATGGCTAATGCAGCAGTAGAAATTTATGGTAAAAGGTTTTCACCCGATTTACTTCCTGAAGATACAGATTTCTCATCACTTGCATTTGACATCTTTGAACCTTTGATTCGTATTCACAAAGAGTTATTACTAGATCCAATATTTTGGAAGTTAAAAACAAGAGGGAAGtttattgatttaattgGGAAAATATATCTCAAATGGTGCCATGAGGCAAAAGACATGTACATAAATTATGCAGTATCTATGGCGACGGTTCATGAAATAATTACTTGGGAAAAACAGCACAATACTGCATTTGCAAGGTGGTTAAAAGATATAGATAATTTACCAGATATTAGAAGGTCAAAGATGTATTACgatgttattttttttggagGTTTTTTTAAGTCATTGCAAAATTTACCAATAACTCTTAACTCAGTTTGGAAAAACACAGATGCTTCAATGGAAGATTATCATGATCTTCAATTGGCAATAAAAGAGATCGAAAATTTAAGTTCAGAGGTTGATAGAGTGCACGGCATAGCAATCGATCGTAGAAAACTAGTTCGTTTCTCAAAGCAACTTGTTTACGACAAAAAGAATAGTTTTCCAGTGGGCTATGTGAACTTGAGTAGTACTCAAGaagaaaaggaaaaaaCTCAAGATAAACTTGAGTTAGGTTTGAGCGATAACAatagaaaattattgatgTCAGGTATAGTGCATAAAAAGAGAGAGTTATGGTTAGATCCAACAGAGATCTATTTGGCGTTATTGGATAATTTCTTACTTATTACAGAAAGAGTAATAAAGGGAGATGttgaaaattataaacTCGTTGAAAGACCTATTCCAATcgaatatttgaatttggaAAAACGAAAAAAGCAAGAGGAGGATAGATCTAGTTCATATATTCCAAATACTCCTATTAGCTCTGTGAGACCGAATTTGATATCAGCTGCAAGTACAGTTTCCAAATCATTAATTGCAACACCCACAAAGGAAACCTACCATTCTACGGAAATATCCAATGTAGGAGGAGCATCTGAATTCAGTTTCAAGGTAAGAAATTTAGCAACAAATGAGTCCTATACTTTTTTAACATCAActaatgatgaaaatgagaGATGGATAGCGTCATTCTTAGTTTGTTTCAAACAAAATGACAATTTGTTATCTACgattgttttttctttgaatgTTATTACAgatcaatttttatatgcAGAAAAGGATGCTCCCGTTAACTTGCCAATGGCACCTGAAGGTTCTGAGTTAGATAATGCTCTTCGTAaatatgaagaagaaaatgttGATAATTCCagtaaaattttattaccTTCTGCTATATTTTGCTCTGTGTCTATCAGCTTTGAGGGTAATCGATATACTTTACTTGCCATAGAACAAGGTGTGTTTATGAAGAAGGAAGATAAGATAGGAAGAAATTTTGTAAAGCTTCTAGATTGCAAAGCAGTAAAATGCATGGAAGTCAACATCAAGCTTGGGTTGTTATTTATACTAGATAACAGAAGATTgtgttattataatattccaAGTATTTTAGGTGCTTATTATGCTccaaagaaatatttaccCAACAATAGAATAGTAGGTATTCTGATTAGAGACAAAGTTAGTTGCTTCAAAATGGCAGAAGATTTTGGTAATTCAAAACATCTTCTGTATGAAAGAAAAGGTAAAATAGTAATTTTAACTCCTGAATTTGATAAGTTGACTAattcattcaaattttataaaatatacaagAAATATCTATTACCTATCTCTACTTCAAGTTTGTTAACGTTAGAGATACATGATATAGTAGTGttcaaaaaatcatttattgtCTGTACATCCAAGGGAAATTTTGTCTTTAACGACTCATTCAATGATACTGGCATATCTATACCCACTTTCTTCAATGACAAAGATATTTACCCAAGCATTAAATCATCACATTTCACTAATACGATTAAGAATACAGTTGAACCTTCTTCCAAAAAGGAAGcatcaaaatataagatGGTCGAATATGTGAAGAAAGATATAGCTaataagaaaacaaaaacgTGTACTTGTTTCCAAATATCAAATACTTCCCAATTCATTGTAGTATATGATGAGGCAGTTATATTGTTGAATCAATTCGGTGAAATAGCAGATTGGAAAAATGACATAATGGTCCTGGATTTCTGTTGCACTAATGCATCTCtcataaaaaattatttattactgGTTAGTGATAATCTGATccaaatttataatataaactctaatataaaattgagTAAGCTTACACCAATTCAGATTCTTAAAggcaaaaaaataaaaatgatcaATTCAAACAAAACCGAGAACTTGATTGTTTCCATTAGCCACCCTAATATTCCAAACAGACAACTGTTAGCATCACTAAACCTAGttgatatttaa
- the SDS22 gene encoding type 1 protein phosphatase-activating protein SDS22 (similar to Saccharomyces cerevisiae SDS22 (YKL193C); ancestral locus Anc_4.298) has product MSGQDTVDLTKNTSDLQIIDTSKGFTPEVVPDEKLEYIGADLDLTADLEDDVASINLIQLKIRSMEELELPRFRKLEQLCLRQNLIENISEVDVLPYDAMVDLDFYDNRIKHISSNLNKLTNLENLDLSFNLIKRIKNIDKLVKLKNLYLVQNKISKIENLSTLTELENLELGGNEIKEIEEDSFVGLSKLKEIWLGKNSIPRLINLHHLKSLKILSIQGNKLKKIEGLEELENLEELYVANNFISKIEGLENNKKLTTLDITSNKITEISNLSHLTELTDLWASFNKIDQSFESLGEELKNCKQLDTIYLEGNPIQLRNETSYRRKLVLNLGPSLQKIDATYIQG; this is encoded by the coding sequence ATGTCAGGACAAGATACTGTTGATTTAACTAAGAATACTTCTGATTTACAAATAATTGACACTAGTAAAGGTTTTACTCCTGAGGTTGTACCAGATGAGAAGCTAGAGTATATTGGCGCCGATCTGGATTTGACTGCTGATCTTGAAGATGATGTTGCATCCATTaatttgattcaattgaagatCAGGTCAATGGAAGAGCTAGAGTTACCAAGATTTAGGAAATTGGAGCAATTGTGCCTTAGACagaatttaattgaaaatatcaGTGAAGTAGATGTCTTACCTTATGATGCTATGGTCGATCTTGATTTTTATGATAATAGAATTAAACATATTTCGagtaatttgaataaattgacgaatttagaaaatttagatttatcatttaatcTTATTAAAAggataaaaaatattgacaAATTAGTAAAACTAAAGAATTTGTACTTGgtacaaaataaaatctcAAAAATTGAGAACTTATCGACATTGACAGAGTTGGAGAATTTGGAATTAGGTGGTAATGAAATCAAAGAAATCGAAGAAGATTCATTCGTAGGCTTGTCGAAATTAAAGGAAATATGGTTAGGCAAAAATTCTATACCAAGATTAATCAATCTACATCATTTGAAGtctttgaaaatattatcaatccaaggtaataaattaaagaaaatcGAAGGCCTAGAAGAGCTAGAAAACTTGGAAGAATTATATGTTGCTAATAACTTTAtctcaaaaattgaaggtctagagaataataaaaagcTAACTACATTAGATATCACATCGAATAAAATCAcagaaatttcaaatctgAGCCACTTAACAGAACTAACAGATTTATGGGCatctttcaataaaatcGATCAGTCATTTGAATCTCTAGgtgaagaattgaaaaattgtaaaCAACTTGATACTATTTACTTAGAAGGTAACCCAATCCAACTGAGAAATGAGACTTCATACAGAAGGAAATTAGTGTTGAATTTAGGTCCTTCTCTGCAAAAGATAGACGCCACTTACATTCAAGGTTAA